In Cynocephalus volans isolate mCynVol1 chromosome 3, mCynVol1.pri, whole genome shotgun sequence, one DNA window encodes the following:
- the MRPS17 gene encoding small ribosomal subunit protein uS17m yields MSIVRSSVHAKWIVGKVIGTAMQKTAKVRVTRLVLDPYLLKYFNKRKTYFAHDALQQCTVGDIVLLKALPVPRTKHVKHELAEIVFKVGKVIDPVTGKPCAGTTYLESPVSLETTPLTKNLEELNISSTQ; encoded by the exons ATGTCAATAGTTCGTTCATCCGTCCATGCCAAATGGATCGTGGGGAAAGTGATTGGGACAGCAATGCAAAAAACTGCTAAAGTGAGAGTGACCAGGCTTGTTCTGGATCCCTATTTATTAAAG TATTTTAATAAGCGAAAAACCTACTTTGCTCACGATGCCCTTCAGCAGTGCACAGTTGGGGATATTGTGCTTCTCAAAGCTTTACCTGTTCCACGAACGAAGCATGTGAAACATGAACTGGCTGAGATCGTTTTCAAAGTTGGAAAAGTCATAGATCCCGTGACAGGAAAACCCTGTGCAGGAACTACCTACCTGGAGAGTCCAGTCAGTTTGGAAACCACTCCCTTAACCAAAAATCTGGAGGAACTCAATATATCTTCAACACAGTGA